The following nucleotide sequence is from Maridesulfovibrio ferrireducens.
CTCCATCCCTGATGGATGGGAACCGGCTGTTGATTTTGACTTGAATGTCCAAGGTCAAATCCACAGGCTTACTATACACTCAGCAACATTAATACGAGACTTGCACCCGTACTCACAAAATCTGGCACGAGAAGGAAAGAAAATTAAAGATGTCACTACCCGGATGACCATTACTTCTCGGCGTAAGATTAATCCCTCGGTCCGGTTTGAAGCTGTTAAAAAAGTCTAAAGTACAAAACGAGCCCAATGAAGTGAGCAAAACATGAAGACCCGAAACCTCAGAAAATAAGAGCGGACATAGAGATCATCTCCCTGCATCCGCTCTTCACCACTAACAAACTACGATTTATTCACCACAGCAGATTAACCACAACCTCAACATACTAAAATAAATAGATATTTTATAAAAACAGTCACGAAATAGTCATAAATTGTACAAAAACAAGCTATATACCATCATTTTTTAGGCATTATATGGCCAAAAAAAAGCATATTTGGGCTATGTGAACCGGCTGTTTACCCCCCCCATTTTACTGGCAAGGACATACCTGGTACCACTTCTATCCCCCTCTTTGTCGAGCAATTCCTCCTGAACGAGGCCCTTCAAAGCAGCGGACACAGAACTATCAGAGTGTCCTTTTTTATCAGACTTGAAATCACCAGCCTTTATCGTTTTTCTCGTATGCGCTAATTCCATCATTTCTTCCTGCAAAGAACTTAAACCGTATTCTTTCAGGTCAAGATCAGCCTTATAAGAACTATCCTCATGGATAACTTTTCGAGAAAAGATTCCATTATTATTCGAGTACACGACCCGAAAAGGACTCAGTTGATCCCCGTGCAAAAACCGGGAATCAACGATTTCGACATCAATAGCAGTACCCTGACTTCTATCACAGTCTTCAGGTCTTGATAATCTGACAACCAGATCTGCGTCATCGCTGATCTTACCGGTTCCACGGATCTTACCATCCTTGTTAGTGTGATGAACAAGAATCACACTAACACCTTTAGCATTCAATGATCGTATCCATATTTCCAGCTTACGCCAAAGCTCTGGACTTGTTTCTGCTCCAGGGGAAATCAACTTTCCCAGATTGTCGAAAAACACAACTTTGGACCTTGAGTCCTCAATCTGCTTCTGTATCCAGTTCTGATCAGCACTCTGAGAGATATCCAAAACTTTACCTATTTCACGCATAGGTATGATTCTGATGTTTTTTGCATCCGAGTCATTACCGTAAAGAGCTTTGATATTATTCAGCCTCGACTTTATCTCATATCCGGGAAGTTCAGCATCAACAAGAAGCACGCCACATGCCTTGGAACACTTAAACCTTGTGTCGTAATCTTTGCCAAGGGCAATTGCCATTAACAAGTCAAATGTGAAAAACGACTTTCCGGTTTTCTGAGCACCGTGGATTACGACAAACTCGCCTGCAGCAAACAACGGATCAAGCTGGTATACTTTATTGTCAGTAGACGGCAAACTGTCGATTGAATAAATTTCTTCACGCCTAGCATCAACAACAGGAGCTGTTATACCATGATCCCGTTCAGCGATCCTGAAGAACCGCTCGACAGACTTTTCAAAAACGCCTTGCATTTAATATCTCCTTTATTAATGAAGTTTGTATTAACTCCAAGTTCCTGAAGCCTTTGATAAAGACGCTTACCTAACTCCATTGAAACTCGACTATGTGTATCGTAGCAATAGGACACTTCCCGGCCTTTAATAATTTTCCAGTCGATTTCAGAACAGAATGAGAGTTCGCCAGACCACGTAGAAATGAATTCCAACGAATCTTTCAAACGCCACGCTTCATGCAAATCGCTATAGATTCGCACGGGCAGGTCTCGCTTGTTGTACAACCTGTCTAGATTGAAGATTATCGATGAAGCCGGGGGAGCTACAAACTCCCACCTATAACCACCCTGAACACCTGCATGTTGACATGTCCTAAGGAGAAGAACCTGCTCACGGCTAGACGATTTTTTCCAACAACAAACGGAAAAGGAGGGCCTCCCATACGGATTTAAAAAAGGATAAACCCACCCGGGGGGGCCCAAAACAGGATGACGAATGCAGCCCACATATTCGACCTCATAAGGATCTGAAATAAACTTAAATCCAGAAACTCTTTGTATTTGCCGTACAGAACTCTGATGGATATCTATGCAGCCATATCTTGCAAGTTCAACAAATGCGTTTTCGTATGAACACCCTTTAATATGCTGCGTTAGAGCCAAGATTCCATTACGATAAGAAGGCTGACAACCATATGCA
It contains:
- a CDS encoding AAA family ATPase — translated: MQGVFEKSVERFFRIAERDHGITAPVVDARREEIYSIDSLPSTDNKVYQLDPLFAAGEFVVIHGAQKTGKSFFTFDLLMAIALGKDYDTRFKCSKACGVLLVDAELPGYEIKSRLNNIKALYGNDSDAKNIRIIPMREIGKVLDISQSADQNWIQKQIEDSRSKVVFFDNLGKLISPGAETSPELWRKLEIWIRSLNAKGVSVILVHHTNKDGKIRGTGKISDDADLVVRLSRPEDCDRSQGTAIDVEIVDSRFLHGDQLSPFRVVYSNNNGIFSRKVIHEDSSYKADLDLKEYGLSSLQEEMMELAHTRKTIKAGDFKSDKKGHSDSSVSAALKGLVQEELLDKEGDRSGTRYVLASKMGGVNSRFT